In the genome of Halapricum salinum, one region contains:
- a CDS encoding outer membrane protein assembly factor BamB family protein, producing MSDAYDRIVGPLRDKLPDVRSSTELTESRWKSAEATSTDEFKLEIQLDDEASRSGVVDQLERKGITVGSDYGRVIKTKATAEQVFDVAETDHVEKVFEELPTKIHATSEGVGVSNADTVQSDGITGSGVKTAIIDLNPGAGGGFWPESHTDYGGNVVDKIQSGDPQQTSYFVESDQMHGTGCTEIIHDMAPNADLVLLAYRGSDNDGDIVSMLKQIEQQHPDTAVVSISLGSAPTNRLDGKDDTSEAIETFTNEGETISDPTAVDPAAERGRVCAISAGNEADGNVWHGQYEDSGDGTMVFEDGETYLEIQDVDAGAFVIANWDSWDEGSQTYSIALYEDSAKTTEVTSNSPNTDWSYLSIPSGRGGETLYFEVTQESASRDHEFDIWLWGSDSDMRFTKSKPDRSISIPATTRDSHTLTTAAIQATNFGVEPSAGDVKVYSSRGPTRDGRDGIEIAGPSRVTQTSQGYGTASSTADPAYGFNGTSAAAPHVAGAATLLFELDGVDHTDVAAALQNTGAGIPDSNVDKSDTTIVGGGYLDVQAAKETLSPELDAPLSTKWTSADLGGRAQFNTPAVDSQQVYVGGLQKTFYALSVDDGTSVGWTFDRGSKPGLSDSSGYRWNDQIFFGSGQGKLYGLDADDSTRHWSSQDTPDLGSAITSSPAVSNSTVFVGTNDGTVYAFDASTASQQWSQSVGGPVYSDLAAADGLVYVTTRDGDLVVLDATDGSEQWRASFSSFGASSPTLGGGRVYVASDEVYAFDAAASKSQLWSSTGYGGTAGSNPTFDSGTIYVGSSDGSVYALDATNGSESWSYATGDAVAATPAVDDTGTRIAVASTDGTLYLLDDTGSELDTMSIPTGTRSSPTISNGAIYLGAPDGVVYAFE from the coding sequence ATGAGTGATGCATACGATCGCATCGTCGGTCCGCTTCGCGACAAACTACCCGATGTTCGTTCTTCGACGGAGCTGACGGAGAGTCGGTGGAAGTCAGCGGAAGCGACGTCAACGGACGAGTTCAAACTCGAAATCCAACTCGACGACGAAGCGTCAAGATCCGGCGTCGTTGACCAATTAGAGCGCAAGGGGATCACGGTCGGATCGGACTACGGACGGGTGATCAAGACGAAGGCAACTGCCGAGCAGGTGTTCGACGTTGCGGAGACAGACCACGTAGAGAAGGTCTTCGAGGAACTCCCGACGAAGATCCATGCGACATCTGAAGGTGTGGGTGTCTCCAATGCCGATACGGTACAGTCGGATGGGATTACCGGCAGCGGAGTCAAGACGGCGATAATCGACCTCAACCCGGGGGCTGGTGGCGGATTCTGGCCCGAGTCGCACACCGACTATGGAGGCAACGTCGTCGACAAGATTCAGAGCGGCGATCCACAGCAGACCTCGTACTTCGTCGAGAGCGACCAGATGCACGGGACCGGGTGTACGGAGATTATCCACGATATGGCCCCCAACGCGGACCTCGTGCTGCTGGCGTACCGCGGGAGTGATAACGACGGGGACATCGTCTCGATGCTGAAACAGATCGAGCAACAACATCCCGACACGGCGGTCGTCAGTATCTCACTCGGGAGTGCACCGACTAATCGGCTCGACGGTAAAGACGATACGAGCGAGGCGATAGAGACGTTCACGAACGAAGGCGAAACGATATCGGACCCTACAGCAGTCGATCCGGCAGCCGAACGCGGGCGTGTCTGTGCCATCTCAGCGGGTAACGAGGCAGACGGGAACGTCTGGCATGGCCAGTACGAAGACAGTGGCGACGGCACGATGGTGTTCGAAGACGGCGAGACGTATCTCGAAATTCAGGACGTCGACGCGGGAGCATTCGTCATCGCGAACTGGGACTCCTGGGATGAAGGATCGCAAACCTACTCGATTGCACTCTACGAGGACAGCGCAAAGACCACCGAGGTGACGAGCAATTCTCCGAACACCGACTGGAGTTACCTTTCGATTCCGAGCGGACGGGGTGGAGAAACACTCTACTTCGAGGTGACACAGGAGAGCGCGAGTCGTGACCACGAGTTCGACATCTGGTTGTGGGGTAGTGACTCCGACATGCGATTCACCAAATCGAAGCCGGATCGGTCAATCTCGATCCCGGCGACGACGCGGGATAGCCACACACTGACGACAGCCGCCATCCAGGCGACTAACTTTGGGGTCGAACCGAGTGCCGGCGACGTAAAGGTCTATTCGTCACGTGGACCGACACGGGACGGGAGGGACGGCATAGAGATCGCTGGGCCCTCTCGCGTCACTCAGACGAGCCAGGGATATGGCACCGCCAGTTCGACTGCAGATCCTGCATACGGATTCAACGGGACTTCTGCGGCAGCACCACACGTCGCCGGAGCCGCGACCCTGCTATTCGAACTCGACGGCGTCGATCACACAGACGTCGCTGCAGCCCTTCAGAACACTGGAGCGGGGATTCCAGACAGCAACGTCGACAAGAGCGATACGACGATCGTCGGCGGCGGATATCTCGACGTCCAAGCTGCGAAGGAAACACTCTCTCCCGAATTGGACGCCCCCCTGAGCACGAAGTGGACCTCTGCAGACCTCGGTGGTCGCGCCCAGTTCAACACCCCGGCAGTCGACTCCCAGCAGGTGTACGTCGGCGGCCTCCAGAAGACGTTCTACGCGCTCTCGGTCGACGACGGAACGAGCGTCGGCTGGACGTTCGATCGCGGCTCGAAGCCCGGCCTCTCTGACTCCTCGGGCTATCGCTGGAACGACCAGATCTTCTTCGGCAGCGGCCAGGGCAAACTCTACGGCCTCGACGCCGACGACTCTACTCGGCACTGGTCGAGCCAGGACACGCCCGATCTCGGAAGTGCGATCACGTCCTCGCCGGCCGTCTCCAACAGCACCGTTTTCGTCGGGACCAACGACGGAACCGTCTACGCCTTCGACGCCTCGACGGCGAGCCAGCAGTGGTCACAATCGGTCGGCGGGCCGGTCTACTCCGATCTCGCCGCCGCCGACGGCCTCGTCTACGTGACGACCCGAGACGGTGATCTGGTCGTGCTCGACGCCACGGACGGCTCCGAGCAGTGGCGGGCGTCGTTTTCATCCTTTGGTGCGAGTTCGCCGACGCTCGGCGGCGGGCGGGTCTACGTCGCCAGCGACGAGGTCTACGCCTTCGACGCCGCCGCGAGCAAGTCACAGCTGTGGAGTAGTACGGGCTACGGCGGGACGGCCGGTTCGAACCCGACCTTCGACAGTGGGACGATCTACGTCGGCAGTTCCGATGGAAGCGTGTACGCCCTGGACGCCACGAACGGCTCGGAATCGTGGAGCTACGCGACGGGCGACGCCGTCGCGGCGACGCCGGCCGTCGACGACACCGGCACGCGAATCGCCGTCGCTTCGACGGACGGAACGCTCTATCTGCTCGACGACACCGGGAGCGAACTCGATACGATGTCGATCCCGACAGGGACACGGTCGTCGCCCACGATCTCTAACGGCGCGATCTACCTCGGGGCTCCCGACGGGGTCGTCTACGCCTTCGAGTAA
- a CDS encoding lactonase family protein: protein MASILAPVAEYAYKDGALDFYGAVELDASTGEVVWSFDSVAAGFPVARLEETQRGVKHRGFRPCSVERLDDGQTLVSGFRAVVWVDETGAVTRVEDHEQFNGVHEAQVTARGTYLVTVTGMDMLVEFDTDWNVVWTWRMWEHVPEETRPPEYYPPMFLDADVREMAFHPDARYHLNYATYVDEETILASALNYGVFYLDRTTGTVQSAMTDLDETHNPVELPDGGVVVCESGRDRIVETDMSEVTGVLLDDDLSFVKDADPVPEPDGADTWLIADTNNDRVFLWDRARRETVREFDLGDGAKPYEADYLTGDDSLA from the coding sequence ATGGCTAGTATCCTGGCCCCTGTCGCGGAGTACGCCTACAAGGACGGCGCGTTGGACTTCTACGGCGCCGTCGAACTCGACGCCAGTACCGGCGAGGTCGTCTGGTCGTTCGACTCCGTCGCGGCGGGGTTCCCGGTCGCTCGGCTCGAAGAGACACAGCGCGGCGTCAAACACCGCGGATTTCGGCCCTGCTCGGTGGAGCGTCTCGACGACGGGCAGACGCTCGTCTCGGGGTTCCGGGCGGTCGTCTGGGTCGACGAGACGGGCGCCGTCACCCGTGTCGAGGATCACGAACAGTTCAACGGCGTCCACGAGGCACAGGTGACTGCCCGCGGAACCTATCTCGTCACCGTGACGGGGATGGACATGCTCGTCGAGTTCGACACAGACTGGAACGTGGTCTGGACCTGGCGGATGTGGGAGCACGTCCCGGAGGAGACACGACCACCCGAGTACTACCCGCCGATGTTTCTCGACGCCGACGTCAGGGAGATGGCCTTTCACCCCGACGCTCGCTACCACCTCAACTACGCGACCTACGTCGACGAGGAGACGATCCTGGCCTCGGCACTGAACTACGGCGTGTTCTACCTCGACCGGACGACTGGGACGGTCCAGTCAGCGATGACCGACCTCGACGAGACGCACAACCCCGTCGAACTCCCCGATGGGGGAGTCGTCGTCTGTGAGTCCGGCCGTGACCGGATCGTCGAGACGGATATGAGCGAGGTCACTGGCGTTCTCCTCGACGACGATCTGTCGTTCGTCAAAGACGCCGATCCGGTCCCCGAGCCCGATGGAGCGGACACGTGGCTCATCGCGGACACCAACAACGACCGGGTGTTCCTCTGGGACCGGGCACGCCGGGAGACGGTCCGGGAGTTCGATCTCGGCGACGGTGCCAAGCCCTACGAGGCCGACTATCTCACCGGTGACGACTCCTTGGCGTAG